CTTCGCCTCATTCTCACCGCTTTTGTATCGTATCTCAGAATCTGCCCTCTGACTGTACCAGTCTACATCAAAAAGCCGTAAAAAATCCTCCAGAGTCACCTCGTTTCCTTTTTTTCTCTCTTTGTGAAACCAAGATAGAGTAGAATGAATAGCACTTCCAAAAGCAAGCCCTGACGGTTTAAATGGCACTGGAATTTTATCAATGTAGCGAAACCTGTATTTAAGGCTGCACTGAAGGTAGAGATTCATCTGGCTGCTAGAAAGGTGTTCTATCATCCTTTCCTCCCTTGCTCTCTTCAAGTAATTTCTCGATAGCGTTGCTCGCCTCAACCTTGGTTACATCTTTTAAAGAATCCACTTGAAAGAGCTCCTTTAATTTTTCATGAGCCTCATCTGCTTCTAATCCATTTCCAGCCAAGATTCTAAATAGATATCTCTTTTGAGCGTCTGTCATCAGATCATCATTTTTAGAGCTTTCTTTCTGACTTTTTTCTTTTTTCACATCTGTTTTCTCGTTTAACGAAGCCTCTAGGTTATCCTCTGAAGGAATCTCCTTTTCGTAAAGATAGAGACTCAAAATAACCTTTCCCTCATTAGTCCTTAATTCGATACACTTAACCTTATTTTTCATTCTTTTCCTCCATATTTATTAGATTTTAAGGTTCTACTTTCAGCTTAGCTTATAGATGAGTTCTAACAAGAGAGGATAATTTGCTTCAAAGGGCAGTTTTTACTGTCTTTTTATTTAATTATTGGGGATTTATTATTGAGATATATGAAAGAAGAATTAGGCAGCGACAAAAATCCAATCACTCCCTTTGCGATTACAGATTATCGGGATATTAAGAAGCGATTCGGAATCAAAGAAAGGAATCGAAGAGGTCATATGTATATCATTGGAAAGACCGGTACCGGAAAATCCACACTAATAAAGAATATGGCTGTCTCAGATATCAGGAGTGGAAATGGTACAGCTTTAATAGATCCTCACGGAGATTTGGCAGAAGATGTTTTGAATTTTATTCCCAAGAAAAGAATAAAAGATGTCATCTATTTCAATCCTGGGGATTTGGAATTCCCGATAGCCTTTAATCCCCTAGAAAAAGTTCATCCCGATTACTATCATCTTGTTGTATCTGGTATTATCTCGGTATTCAAAAAAATATGGTCAGAATTCTGGGGCCCACGACTAGAACATATCTTAAGACATTCAATTTTTACACTTCTGGAATATCAAAGAGGTACACTTCTGGATATACCAAGACTTTTAACTCATAAAGAATTCAGAACAAAAGTGTTAATGAATGTCATTAATCCTCAAGTCAGAGAATTCTGGTTTTATGAGTTTGAAAAATATTCTGCCTGGCTCAGATCTGAGGCTATATCTCCGATTCTTAATAAAATTGGTCAGTTTCTAACCAGCTTGCCTCTAAGAAATATTGTTGGACAGAAAGAAAATACTTTTAATCTAAGAAAGGTTATGGATAAAGGAAAGATATTGATCGTTAATCTTGCCAAAGGAAAGATCGGAGAAGAAAATTGTTCCCTTTTAGGAGCGATGATAGTAACAAAGATTCAATTAGCTGCTTTAAGCAGGGCGAATTTGAAAGAAAATAAGAGAATACCATTTTACCTTTATGTGGATGAGATCCATAATTTTCTTACTCTTTCCTTTGCTGACATCTTGTCTGAAGCCAGGAAATATGGATTAAATCTAATTCTTGCTCATCAGTATATAGAACAGCTTGATGAAAAAATAAAGGCGGCTATTCTTGGAAATGCAGGTACAATCATATCTTTCAGAGTAGGAGTCGAGGATGCTGAATGTTTAGCGAAAGAATTTTCTCCTGTTTTTGATGAGTGTGATCTGGTCAATCTTTCCAACCATCATATATATCTCAAATTAATGATAGATGGAAAAACCTCTCGGCCTTTTAGCGCTATCACCTTAGCTTCGCCTAAAATAAAAATCTCT
The sequence above is a segment of the Nitrospinota bacterium genome. Coding sequences within it:
- a CDS encoding PD-(D/E)XK nuclease family protein encodes the protein MIEHLSSSQMNLYLQCSLKYRFRYIDKIPVPFKPSGLAFGSAIHSTLSWFHKERKKGNEVTLEDFLRLFDVDWYSQRADSEIRYKSGENEAKLVFIAKEILALYFHQEHNGVADSEIPFVVPLVNPSNGDRLGLNLEGFIDLIEKDDTIVEFKTSNQTFTQKNVDDNLQLTA
- a CDS encoding type IV secretion system DNA-binding domain-containing protein produces the protein MKEELGSDKNPITPFAITDYRDIKKRFGIKERNRRGHMYIIGKTGTGKSTLIKNMAVSDIRSGNGTALIDPHGDLAEDVLNFIPKKRIKDVIYFNPGDLEFPIAFNPLEKVHPDYYHLVVSGIISVFKKIWSEFWGPRLEHILRHSIFTLLEYQRGTLLDIPRLLTHKEFRTKVLMNVINPQVREFWFYEFEKYSAWLRSEAISPILNKIGQFLTSLPLRNIVGQKENTFNLRKVMDKGKILIVNLAKGKIGEENCSLLGAMIVTKIQLAALSRANLKENKRIPFYLYVDEIHNFLTLSFADILSEARKYGLNLILAHQYIEQLDEKIKAAILGNAGTIISFRVGVEDAECLAKEFSPVFDECDLVNLSNHHIYLKLMIDGKTSRPFSAITLASPKIKISYKRDIIDHSRKIYTKPRKQVEREIIYKAPPSSNTYDQRLPI